In a genomic window of Streptomyces katrae:
- a CDS encoding glycoside hydrolase domain-containing protein, which translates to MRAVSPPGDVRTDERERPHPELDCAVGLWDSRLFGNHRIVVRVARYARAVRVVLPWRRQDENPHKVDLIVVSARSGERVRNVVRLCSDPTSGEIVFEPIDGLGDYYVYYLPYALLGARNYPKGYYLPWRPLESPQWRFAAGADDPRAVASMVQAEAVAYHAAGERESFAPMGFPASPDELQVLRRRHPGKNLLLFPESRSRPVEMTRSIPALWIRRGAYVPLDAVVRRGEFFAFQVGVYAFSDAEVRVDTGAMPWPTRSLLTEGVRADGSEFTNRPVRLLGGEVRTLWFVTEVPPDAPFGGHTGSIRIGPEHACVTLGVTEGEPVADGGVRDLRSMARLGWLDSRKVQDHSLVAPFRPVVVDGGRRRMEILGRSVVLGADGFPERIASTFSDEVTTFGGVERAILDGPVRLDVGRELEPCHAVEIQQPGDATATWRQTLSGEGCTVRVSAAFEADGCLEYRCELTAEGGPVTFPDVRLVVPLRRAVAQYLMGLGRPGGPCPEELDWTWDVARKNQDSVWVGDVSAGLQISWKDDSYRRPLNSNWYRGSPLVEPRSWGNGGLGGVQVRKTDRAVAVEAYSGPLRLEAGEARRFDFRVLVTPFKTISTRRQTTERYYHAPNRAEEVSGAGTRPVPINHPGSPDEIRAYGATVVNIHHATEVMPYINDPMLSADSLAAYVRRAHLAGLRAKVYYTVRELPSAAPECQALRALDGEVYARGPALGPSGPNVGHMWLQEHLAGGFIPGYASSNVDDIPIVTSGESRWLNVYVCALDWLARECGIDGIYLDEAGFDRTTMKRVRKVLQRHCSDPLIDLHSASQYREADGFASSANLYMEHFPYVDRLWFSEYVDYDEIDPVRWLVELSGVPFGLLGEMLENGGNPWKGLLFGATARAPRVDLRPLWRFWDSVRLPETRMIGWWSGSAPVVTDHDEVLATSWIGAGYAVVALASWAPGDVDVSLEIDKAALGFDDVVIESPEIEGFQQAMGVSGTEKIPIPYNQGRVLVLRGIPSEESTPQSS; encoded by the coding sequence GTGAGAGCTGTTTCGCCACCGGGCGATGTCCGCACCGACGAGCGGGAGCGCCCGCACCCCGAACTCGACTGCGCCGTCGGCCTCTGGGACTCGCGGCTGTTCGGAAACCACCGGATCGTCGTGCGCGTCGCCCGGTACGCGCGGGCCGTACGCGTTGTGTTGCCCTGGCGGCGCCAGGACGAGAACCCGCACAAAGTCGACTTGATCGTGGTCTCCGCGCGGTCCGGGGAGCGGGTGCGCAACGTCGTGCGCCTGTGTTCCGACCCCACCAGCGGCGAGATCGTCTTCGAGCCGATCGACGGCCTCGGCGACTACTACGTCTACTACCTGCCCTACGCCCTCCTTGGCGCCCGGAACTACCCGAAGGGCTACTACCTGCCGTGGCGTCCGCTGGAGAGCCCGCAGTGGCGGTTCGCCGCCGGGGCGGACGACCCCCGGGCGGTGGCCTCCATGGTGCAGGCCGAAGCAGTGGCCTACCACGCCGCCGGGGAGCGCGAGAGCTTCGCCCCGATGGGCTTCCCCGCCTCACCGGACGAGCTCCAGGTGCTGCGCCGGCGCCATCCGGGGAAGAACCTCCTCCTCTTTCCGGAGTCGCGCTCGCGCCCGGTGGAGATGACCCGGAGCATTCCGGCGCTCTGGATCCGGCGGGGCGCGTATGTGCCGCTGGACGCCGTCGTGCGACGGGGGGAGTTCTTCGCCTTCCAGGTCGGCGTCTATGCGTTCTCCGACGCCGAGGTACGGGTCGACACCGGGGCGATGCCCTGGCCAACCCGGTCGCTGCTCACCGAGGGGGTCCGGGCCGACGGATCGGAGTTCACGAACCGTCCGGTCCGGCTCCTGGGCGGGGAGGTCCGGACGCTCTGGTTCGTCACGGAGGTACCCCCGGACGCCCCCTTCGGCGGTCACACGGGGAGCATCCGAATCGGGCCCGAGCACGCGTGCGTCACCCTCGGTGTGACCGAGGGCGAACCGGTTGCCGACGGAGGGGTGCGAGACCTCCGGTCGATGGCCCGACTCGGCTGGCTGGACTCACGAAAAGTGCAGGACCACAGCCTGGTGGCCCCCTTCCGGCCGGTGGTGGTCGACGGCGGGCGCCGCCGGATGGAGATCCTCGGGCGGTCGGTGGTGCTGGGCGCCGACGGGTTTCCCGAGCGGATCGCCTCCACCTTCTCCGACGAGGTGACCACGTTCGGCGGGGTCGAGCGCGCCATCCTGGACGGTCCGGTGCGGCTCGACGTAGGCAGGGAGCTGGAGCCTTGCCACGCAGTGGAGATCCAGCAGCCGGGGGACGCCACTGCCACCTGGCGCCAGACCCTCTCGGGGGAGGGCTGCACGGTGCGCGTCTCGGCGGCCTTCGAGGCCGACGGATGTCTGGAGTACCGCTGCGAGCTGACGGCGGAGGGAGGTCCGGTGACGTTCCCGGACGTCCGTCTTGTCGTACCCCTCCGGCGCGCTGTCGCCCAGTACCTCATGGGCCTCGGCCGGCCGGGCGGGCCCTGCCCCGAGGAGTTGGACTGGACCTGGGACGTGGCGCGGAAGAACCAGGACTCGGTGTGGGTGGGCGACGTCAGCGCCGGGCTCCAGATCTCCTGGAAGGACGACTCCTACCGGCGACCCCTGAACAGCAACTGGTACCGGGGCTCGCCGCTGGTGGAGCCCCGGTCCTGGGGGAACGGAGGGCTCGGCGGGGTGCAAGTGCGGAAAACCGACCGCGCCGTGGCGGTCGAGGCGTACTCCGGCCCGCTCCGCCTGGAGGCCGGCGAGGCGCGCCGCTTCGACTTCAGGGTACTGGTGACGCCCTTCAAGACGATTTCGACCCGGCGGCAGACGACGGAGCGGTACTACCACGCGCCGAACCGGGCGGAAGAGGTCTCCGGGGCCGGAACGCGCCCGGTCCCGATCAACCATCCCGGGTCCCCGGACGAGATTCGGGCGTACGGCGCTACGGTGGTCAACATCCACCATGCCACAGAGGTGATGCCCTACATCAACGACCCGATGCTCAGCGCCGATTCCCTGGCCGCGTACGTCCGTCGCGCCCATCTGGCGGGGCTTCGGGCGAAGGTCTACTACACCGTGCGGGAGCTGCCGTCCGCCGCCCCGGAGTGCCAGGCGCTGAGGGCGCTGGACGGGGAAGTCTATGCGCGAGGTCCGGCACTCGGCCCGAGCGGACCCAACGTCGGCCACATGTGGCTCCAAGAGCATCTGGCCGGGGGCTTCATCCCGGGGTACGCCTCGTCCAACGTCGACGACATTCCCATTGTGACCAGCGGCGAGTCGCGGTGGCTCAACGTATATGTGTGCGCACTCGACTGGCTCGCCAGGGAGTGCGGGATCGACGGCATCTACCTCGACGAGGCGGGATTCGACCGCACCACGATGAAACGCGTCCGAAAGGTCCTCCAGCGGCACTGCAGCGATCCGCTCATCGACCTGCACTCCGCCAGTCAGTACCGGGAGGCCGACGGTTTCGCCTCCTCGGCGAATCTTTACATGGAGCACTTTCCGTATGTGGACCGGCTCTGGTTCTCCGAGTACGTGGACTATGACGAGATCGATCCCGTTCGCTGGCTCGTCGAGCTCTCCGGTGTCCCGTTCGGCCTCCTGGGGGAGATGCTGGAGAACGGGGGAAACCCGTGGAAAGGCCTCCTCTTCGGTGCCACCGCCCGGGCACCCAGAGTCGATCTTCGTCCGCTGTGGAGGTTCTGGGACTCGGTCCGCCTGCCCGAAACCCGCATGATCGGCTGGTGGTCCGGCTCCGCGCCGGTGGTGACGGACCACGACGAGGTCTTGGCCACCTCCTGGATCGGCGCCGGGTACGCCGTCGTGGCCCTGGCGAGCTGGGCTCCGGGGGACGTGGACGTTTCACTGGAGATCGACAAAGCTGCCCTCGGTTTCGATGACGTGGTGATCGAGTCCCCGGAAATCGAAGGATTTCAGCAGGCGATGGGGGTCAGCGGGACCGAAAAGATCCCTATACCCTACAACCAAGGCCGTGTGCTCGTTCTCCGCGGAATTCCTTCCGAGGAATCAACGCCGCAGTCCTCGTAG
- a CDS encoding ATP-grasp domain-containing protein, with protein sequence MHLVLLGAQTEAIDELADLGHTLTVLYTERNLGLVERSADRIALRGFVPSYDCPELAWSALLHLGVADEVDAVIPLHEMAVVSASVLNRLLGLAERIDPRTAMAGRDKAFQKSLWSARGVPTARFRTVTNTPRSLDELRASMGDLRGPFVVKPPALGGTRLVTSCANPPEVFEVLRDTPELRHAVIEERQPGDEWHFDGTLVGGRIESFMVSRYLAPLIETKSGRTNCSIAYPVGRNPGLYAEARAFAQSAVDALMGTWGVFHLEVFGGPGNFVAGELAWRPSGALASLTALHTIGVNLWGAHARLLAGEEVTPGTPAPDSVVGFACLPVQPGARNGIRQSDIEALEGVRHVRMKIGVGETMGEPVSSTVCVAMVLVEAPDLESLELRIEDACRRTRELHAELSG encoded by the coding sequence GTGCACCTGGTTCTCCTCGGCGCACAGACCGAAGCGATCGACGAACTCGCGGATCTGGGCCACACGCTGACGGTGCTGTACACGGAGCGGAACCTGGGCCTGGTCGAGCGATCCGCCGACCGCATCGCGCTCCGGGGCTTCGTACCCTCCTACGACTGCCCAGAGCTGGCCTGGTCGGCGCTGCTCCACCTGGGCGTGGCGGACGAGGTCGACGCCGTGATCCCGCTGCACGAGATGGCGGTGGTCTCGGCGTCGGTCCTCAACCGCCTCCTCGGCCTCGCCGAGCGCATCGATCCGCGCACCGCGATGGCCGGCCGGGACAAGGCGTTTCAGAAATCCCTCTGGTCCGCGCGGGGGGTACCGACCGCGCGGTTCCGCACGGTCACGAACACTCCGCGGTCGCTCGACGAACTCCGCGCGAGCATGGGTGATCTCCGGGGGCCCTTCGTCGTCAAACCACCGGCCCTCGGAGGGACTCGGCTGGTGACCTCCTGCGCGAACCCCCCCGAGGTCTTCGAAGTGCTCCGGGACACCCCGGAGCTGCGCCATGCGGTCATCGAGGAGCGCCAGCCGGGGGACGAGTGGCACTTCGACGGGACGCTCGTCGGGGGACGGATCGAGAGCTTCATGGTCTCCCGGTACCTGGCGCCGCTGATCGAGACCAAGTCGGGGCGCACCAACTGCTCAATCGCCTACCCGGTCGGCCGGAACCCAGGGCTCTACGCCGAGGCGAGGGCGTTCGCCCAGTCCGCGGTCGACGCCCTGATGGGGACCTGGGGCGTCTTCCACCTGGAGGTGTTCGGCGGCCCGGGGAACTTCGTCGCCGGGGAGCTGGCGTGGCGGCCTTCGGGCGCGTTGGCGAGCCTGACCGCCCTGCACACCATCGGGGTGAACCTGTGGGGGGCGCACGCACGGTTGCTGGCCGGCGAGGAGGTGACCCCCGGGACGCCCGCACCGGACTCGGTGGTCGGCTTCGCCTGTCTTCCGGTGCAGCCCGGTGCCAGGAACGGCATCAGGCAATCGGACATCGAGGCACTTGAGGGTGTGCGCCACGTGCGGATGAAGATCGGAGTCGGCGAAACCATGGGAGAGCCGGTGTCCAGCACCGTATGCGTCGCGATGGTCCTCGTCGAGGCGCCGGATCTGGAGTCCTTGGAACTCCGAATCGAGGACGCGTGCCGGCGCACTCGTGAACTGCACGCCGAACTGAGCGGATGA